Proteins co-encoded in one Setaria viridis chromosome 9, Setaria_viridis_v4.0, whole genome shotgun sequence genomic window:
- the LOC117837401 gene encoding BTB/POZ domain-containing protein At1g30440 isoform X1 encodes MASMKLGSKPDAFKRQGQAWFCTTGLPSDVTVEVGDMSFHLHKFPLLSKSAFLARSIEENSDQEECVIKLNDIPGGAKSFELVARFCYGVKIELSPANVVYLRCASEHLEMTEEVAEDNLISQSEIFLNQVVLRNWKDSLTALETCDDLLPHAEDLQIVKRCIESLASKATTDPNLFGWPIREHGIMQSPGGSVLWNGISTGARPRNFNADWWYDDASSLSFPMYKRLISTMESRGIRPEIIAGSLTYYAKKYLPGLNRRHSMGTVPLTATLSEVEQKNLLEEIDRLLPVHKGIASTKVLLGLLRTAMILKASPTCISNLEKRIGMQLDQATLEDLLLPNFSYTMETLYNVECVHRILDHFLAMDQANGGDSPCLDDVMASPSLTPITSVAKLIDGYLAEIAPDINLKLPKFQALASAVPEYARPLDDGLYRAIDIYLKAHSWLSEAEREQLCRLLDCQKLSLEACTHAAQNERLPLRVVVQVLFFEQLQLRTSIAGCLLVSDNLEGSRPLRSGIATSGEAGGWATAVRENQVLKVGMDNMRMRLAELEKECSSMRQEIEKLGGRSSKGGGGGWASRVVPRRLGLKVRSQMCSAQEGSVSEQQRSMSAKLDKLQAKVTKQKKQLAADA; translated from the exons ATGGCGTCCATGAAGCTCGGCTCCAAGCCTGACGCCTTCAAGAGGCAAGGCCAGGCATG GTTCTGCACAACAGGACTTCCTAGTGATGTTACTGTTGAGGTTGGGGATATGTCCTTTCACCTTCACAAG TTCCCTTTGCTTTCAAAGAGTGCCTTCCTTGCACGATCGATAGAAGAGAATTCAGACCAAGAAGAATGTGTCATAAAACTAAATGACATTCCTGGGGGTGCCAAGTCATTTGAGCTAGTCGCAAGGTTCTGTTATGGTGTGAAAATAGAGCTTTCTCCTGCAAATGTTGTCTACCTACGATGTGCCTCTGAGCATCTAGAAATGACTGAAGAGGTAGCTGAGGACAACCTGATTTCGCAGTCAGAAATCTTCCTCAACCAGGTGGTTCTCCGCAACTGGAAAGATTCCTTGACAGCATTGGAAACATGTGATGACTTACTCCCTCATGCTGAAGACCTTCAGATTGTGAAGAGATGCATCGAGTCGTTAGCATCCAAAGCTACTACTGATCCAAACCTCTTTGGATGGCCGATAAGGGAACATGGCATCATGCAAAGTCCTGGTGGCAGTGTACTGTGGAATGGGATCAGCACAGGAGCAAGGCCCAGAAACTTCAATGCAGACTGGTGGTATGACGATGCTTCATCATTGAGCTTCCCCATGTACAAGAGGTTAATTTCCACAATGGAGTCCCGAGGCATCCGCCCTGAGATAATTGCTGGTTCTTTGACATACTATGCCAAGAAGTATCTCCCAGGACTCAATAGGCGTCATAGCATGGGCACAGTGCCTCTTACTGCTACTCTATCTGAGGTTGAACAGAAAAATTTACTTGAGGAAATTGATAGGCTATTGCCCGTTCACAAGGGTATAGCATCAACAAAAGTTCTGCTTGGGCTCCTTCGCACAGCCATGATTCTGAAAGCCAGCCCCACATGTATCTCCAACTTAGAGAAACGAATTGGCATGCAACTGGACCAGGCCACTCTGGAGGATCTACTGCTGCCAAATTTCTCCTACACAATGGAAACTCTGTACAATGTTGAGTGTGTGCACAGGATTCTTGATCATTTCTTGGCAATGGACCAGGCTAATGGCGGTGACTCCCCATGCTTGGATGATGTGATGGCATCCCCGTCCTTGACACCAATCACAAGTGTAGCCAAGCTGATTGACGGCTATCTTGCAGAGATTGCACCAGATATCAATTTGAAGCTTCCTAAATTCCAGGCTTTGGCATCTGCTGTCCCTGAGTATGCTCGGCCATTGGATGATGGACTCTATCGTGCCATTGATATATACTTGAAG GCACACTCCTGGCTATCAGAAGCTGAAAGGGAGCAGCTCTGCCGCCTGTTGGACTGCCAGAAGCTCTCCCTGGAAGCATGCACCCACGCGGCCCAGAACGAGAGGCTGCCGCTGCGCGTGGTGGTACAAGTCCTCTTCTTCGAGCAGCTCCAGCTACGAACCTCGATCGCCGGGTGCCTTCTGGTCTCCGACAACCTCGAGGGGTCCAGACCCCTGCGGAGTGGCATTGCAACCTCCGGCGAGGCTGGGGGCTGGGCCACTGCAGTCCGGGAGAACCAGGTTCTGAAGGTGGGCATGGACAACATGCGAATGCGGCTGGCCGAGCTGGAGAAGGAGTGCTCAAGCATGCGGCAGGAGATTGAGAAGCTGGGTGGGCGCAGCAgcaagggtggtggtggtgggtgggcCTCCCGAGTCGTGCCGCGGCGGCTTGGCCTGAAGGTGAGGTCGCAGATGTGCAGCGCCCAGGAGGGCTCCGTCAGCGAGCAGCAGAGGAGCATGAGTGCCAAGCTCGACAAGCTACAGGCCAAGGTGACGAAGCAGAAGAAGCAGCTGGCCGCGGATGCCTGA
- the LOC117837403 gene encoding cationic amino acid transporter 1: MAVGDDANGGGGVRRRQRGCLCTKADFFPEESFSSWSAYGRALRSTGSRLADRLTSRSAESAELHEVRARSGADMRRDLTWWDLVWFGVGAVIGAGIFVLTGQEAHDAVGPAVVVSYVISGVSAMLSVFCYTEFGVEIPVAGGSFAYLRVELGDFVAFVAAGNILLEYCIGGAAVARAWTSYFATLLNHKPNDFRIHASSLSTEYSELDPIAVVVIALVCVFAVVSTKGTSRFNYVLSIVHIAVIIFIIVAGLTRADTANMRDFMPYGVRGIFSASAVLFFAYIGFDAVSTMAEETKNPARDIPIGLVGAMTLTTALYCVLAVTLCLMQPYGAIDKDAPFSVAFADRGMDWAKYIVAFGALKGMTTVLLVGAVGQARYLTHIARTHMMPPWLAQVHPRTGTPVNATVAMLAATAVIAFFTDLNILSSLLSISTLFIFTLVAVALLVRRYYVSGETTVADRNKLAACIAAILATSAATAGCWGVDVKGWVPYAVTVPAWLASTACLWAFVPQARAPKLWGVPLVPWLPSASIAINVFLLGSIDYKSFMRFGIWTVALLVYYLFVGLHASYDTAKALAAELALTAKVEEGDGKPARGAVHNGDY; this comes from the exons ATGGCGGTCGGCGACGacgccaacggcggcggcggggtgcggcggcgccagcgcgggTGCTTGTGCACCAAGGCCGACTTCTTCCCGGAGGAGTCGTTCTCGAGCTGGTCGGCGTACGGCCGCGCGCTGCGGAGCACGGGCTCCCGGCTGGCGGACCGGCTCACGTCGCGGTCGGCGGAGTCGGCGGAGCTCCACGAGGTGCGCGCACGCAGCGGCGCCGACATGAGGCGGGACCTCACGTGGTGGGACCTGGTGTGGTTTGGCGTCGGCGCCGTCATCGGCGCCGGGATCTTCGTGCTCACGGGGCAGGAGGCGCACGACGCCGTCggccccgccgtcgtcgtctcctaCGTCATCTCCGGCGTCTCCGCCATGCTCTCCGTCTTCTGCTACACCGAGTTCGGCGTCGAGATCCCCGTCGCAG GCGGATCCTTCGCGTACCTGCGCGTGGAGCTCGGCGACTTCGTGGCGTTCGTGGCGGCGGGCAACATCCTGCTGGAGTACTgcatcggcggcgcggcggtggcgcgcgcgtGGACGTCCTACTTCGCCACGCTGCTGAACCACAAGCCCAACGACTTCCGCATCCACGCGTCGTCGCTCTCCACCGAATACTCCGAGCTCGACCccatcgccgtcgtcgtcatcgcGCTCGTGTGCGTCTTCGCCGTGGTCAGCACCAAGGGCACCTCCCGCTTCAACTACGTGCTCTCCATCGTCCACATCGccgtcatcatcttcatcatcgtgGCCGGGCTCACCAGGGCCGACACCGCCAACATGCGGGACTTCATGCCCTACGGCGTCCGCGGCATCTTCTCGGCGTCCGCCGTGCTCTTCTTCGCCTACATCGGCTTCGATGCCGTGAGCACCATGGCCGAGGAGACCAAGAACCCGGCGCGCGACATCCCCATCGGCCTCGTCGGCGCCATGACGCTCACCACCGCGCTCTACTGTGTCCTCGCCGTCACGCTCTGCCTCATGCAGCCGTACGGTGCCATCGACAAGGACGCGCCCTTCTCCGTGGCGTTCGCGGACAGGGGCATGGACTGGGCCAAGTACATCGTCGCCTTCGGCGCGCTCAAGGGGATGACCACCGTGCTGCTGGTCGGCGCCGTCGGCCAGGCGCGGTACCTGACGCACATCGCGCGGACGCACATGATGCCGCCGTGGCTGGCGCAGGTGCACCCGCGGACGGGGACGCCCGTGAACGCCACCGTCGCCatgctcgccgccaccgccgtcatCGCCTTCTTCACCGACCTCAACATCCTCTCCAGCCTGCTCTCCATCTCCACGCTCTTCATCTTCACGCTCGTCGCCGTGGCGCTGCTGGTCCGCCGCTACTACGTCTCCGGGGAGACCACGGTTGCCGACCGGAACAAACTGGCGGCGTGCATCGCCGCCATCCTGGCGACGTCGGCCGCGACGGCGGGGTGCTGGGGGGTGGACGTCAAGGGGTGGGTTCCGTACGCGGTGACGGTGCCCGCGTGGCTGGCGTCGACGGCGTGCCTGTGGGCGTTCGTGCCGCAGGCGAGGGCGCCCAAGCTGTGGGGGGTGCCGCTGGTGCCGTGGCTGCCGTCGGCGTCCATCGCCATCAACGTGTTCCTGCTGGGCTCCATCGACTACAAGTCGTTCATGCGGTTCGGGATATGGACGGTGGCACTGCTCGTCTACTACCTCTTCGTCGGCCTTCACGCGTCCTACGACACGGCCAAGGCGCTCGCCGCCGAGTTGGCCTTGACCGCCAAGGTGGAGGAAGGCGACGGCAAGCCGGCAAGAGGCGCCGTCCACAACGGTGATTACTGA
- the LOC117837401 gene encoding BTB/POZ domain-containing protein At1g30440 isoform X2 codes for MFPLLSKSAFLARSIEENSDQEECVIKLNDIPGGAKSFELVARFCYGVKIELSPANVVYLRCASEHLEMTEEVAEDNLISQSEIFLNQVVLRNWKDSLTALETCDDLLPHAEDLQIVKRCIESLASKATTDPNLFGWPIREHGIMQSPGGSVLWNGISTGARPRNFNADWWYDDASSLSFPMYKRLISTMESRGIRPEIIAGSLTYYAKKYLPGLNRRHSMGTVPLTATLSEVEQKNLLEEIDRLLPVHKGIASTKVLLGLLRTAMILKASPTCISNLEKRIGMQLDQATLEDLLLPNFSYTMETLYNVECVHRILDHFLAMDQANGGDSPCLDDVMASPSLTPITSVAKLIDGYLAEIAPDINLKLPKFQALASAVPEYARPLDDGLYRAIDIYLKAHSWLSEAEREQLCRLLDCQKLSLEACTHAAQNERLPLRVVVQVLFFEQLQLRTSIAGCLLVSDNLEGSRPLRSGIATSGEAGGWATAVRENQVLKVGMDNMRMRLAELEKECSSMRQEIEKLGGRSSKGGGGGWASRVVPRRLGLKVRSQMCSAQEGSVSEQQRSMSAKLDKLQAKVTKQKKQLAADA; via the exons ATG TTCCCTTTGCTTTCAAAGAGTGCCTTCCTTGCACGATCGATAGAAGAGAATTCAGACCAAGAAGAATGTGTCATAAAACTAAATGACATTCCTGGGGGTGCCAAGTCATTTGAGCTAGTCGCAAGGTTCTGTTATGGTGTGAAAATAGAGCTTTCTCCTGCAAATGTTGTCTACCTACGATGTGCCTCTGAGCATCTAGAAATGACTGAAGAGGTAGCTGAGGACAACCTGATTTCGCAGTCAGAAATCTTCCTCAACCAGGTGGTTCTCCGCAACTGGAAAGATTCCTTGACAGCATTGGAAACATGTGATGACTTACTCCCTCATGCTGAAGACCTTCAGATTGTGAAGAGATGCATCGAGTCGTTAGCATCCAAAGCTACTACTGATCCAAACCTCTTTGGATGGCCGATAAGGGAACATGGCATCATGCAAAGTCCTGGTGGCAGTGTACTGTGGAATGGGATCAGCACAGGAGCAAGGCCCAGAAACTTCAATGCAGACTGGTGGTATGACGATGCTTCATCATTGAGCTTCCCCATGTACAAGAGGTTAATTTCCACAATGGAGTCCCGAGGCATCCGCCCTGAGATAATTGCTGGTTCTTTGACATACTATGCCAAGAAGTATCTCCCAGGACTCAATAGGCGTCATAGCATGGGCACAGTGCCTCTTACTGCTACTCTATCTGAGGTTGAACAGAAAAATTTACTTGAGGAAATTGATAGGCTATTGCCCGTTCACAAGGGTATAGCATCAACAAAAGTTCTGCTTGGGCTCCTTCGCACAGCCATGATTCTGAAAGCCAGCCCCACATGTATCTCCAACTTAGAGAAACGAATTGGCATGCAACTGGACCAGGCCACTCTGGAGGATCTACTGCTGCCAAATTTCTCCTACACAATGGAAACTCTGTACAATGTTGAGTGTGTGCACAGGATTCTTGATCATTTCTTGGCAATGGACCAGGCTAATGGCGGTGACTCCCCATGCTTGGATGATGTGATGGCATCCCCGTCCTTGACACCAATCACAAGTGTAGCCAAGCTGATTGACGGCTATCTTGCAGAGATTGCACCAGATATCAATTTGAAGCTTCCTAAATTCCAGGCTTTGGCATCTGCTGTCCCTGAGTATGCTCGGCCATTGGATGATGGACTCTATCGTGCCATTGATATATACTTGAAG GCACACTCCTGGCTATCAGAAGCTGAAAGGGAGCAGCTCTGCCGCCTGTTGGACTGCCAGAAGCTCTCCCTGGAAGCATGCACCCACGCGGCCCAGAACGAGAGGCTGCCGCTGCGCGTGGTGGTACAAGTCCTCTTCTTCGAGCAGCTCCAGCTACGAACCTCGATCGCCGGGTGCCTTCTGGTCTCCGACAACCTCGAGGGGTCCAGACCCCTGCGGAGTGGCATTGCAACCTCCGGCGAGGCTGGGGGCTGGGCCACTGCAGTCCGGGAGAACCAGGTTCTGAAGGTGGGCATGGACAACATGCGAATGCGGCTGGCCGAGCTGGAGAAGGAGTGCTCAAGCATGCGGCAGGAGATTGAGAAGCTGGGTGGGCGCAGCAgcaagggtggtggtggtgggtgggcCTCCCGAGTCGTGCCGCGGCGGCTTGGCCTGAAGGTGAGGTCGCAGATGTGCAGCGCCCAGGAGGGCTCCGTCAGCGAGCAGCAGAGGAGCATGAGTGCCAAGCTCGACAAGCTACAGGCCAAGGTGACGAAGCAGAAGAAGCAGCTGGCCGCGGATGCCTGA